In the Actinomycetota bacterium genome, one interval contains:
- a CDS encoding calcium-binding protein: MTRLLMRGLPLALWLSLLPTASSSAQVQHYCGGVTATLVGTSGNDSIRGTRGNDVIVGRAGTDTIRGLGGDDVICAGAGDDQVVAGKGRDRIDLGAASFEEEARGGAGRDHIVGSSGYSEVGSHLVGGGGDDTLVGRSESTRTDLVGGAGDDLLDGPGYAWAIYRHSAAPVDVDLAAGVAHGQGDDVLVDVDGAVGSRGDDILRGDRGTNFLYGLGGDDIIVGRGDDDWIYAANGSDTVRGGRGADRLDAGYDEGADLVVGGHGRDLMVDSAGDDSYSGGPGRDTLTFLFSPNPVLIDLSMGTAAGNGSDRLRSIDLVGGSTFGDEIRGSDRAERVFGGAGSDLIDGRGGDDKVSGEAGDDALDGGPGVDAVNGGDGIDSCANAESSRRCEA; encoded by the coding sequence ATGACGAGGCTTCTTATGCGCGGTCTCCCGCTGGCCCTGTGGCTCAGTCTGCTCCCGACGGCATCATCCTCCGCGCAGGTCCAGCACTACTGCGGTGGGGTTACCGCGACCCTTGTTGGAACAAGCGGGAACGACTCCATCAGAGGAACCCGTGGCAATGACGTCATCGTCGGCCGCGCGGGCACAGACACGATCCGCGGCCTCGGTGGCGACGATGTGATCTGTGCGGGAGCCGGCGATGACCAAGTCGTCGCCGGGAAAGGACGCGACCGGATCGATCTAGGAGCCGCGTCCTTCGAGGAAGAGGCTCGCGGCGGCGCTGGGCGGGACCACATCGTCGGCTCGTCGGGCTACTCGGAAGTCGGTTCCCATTTGGTGGGCGGAGGCGGCGACGACACGCTCGTCGGCCGCAGCGAGTCCACCAGGACCGACCTCGTCGGCGGAGCTGGTGACGACCTGCTGGATGGTCCGGGATACGCCTGGGCTATCTACAGGCACTCAGCCGCTCCCGTCGATGTCGATCTTGCTGCCGGTGTTGCTCACGGCCAGGGCGACGACGTGCTGGTCGATGTTGACGGTGCTGTTGGATCTCGCGGAGATGACATCCTGCGCGGCGACCGTGGCACCAACTTCCTCTACGGCCTCGGAGGCGACGACATCATCGTTGGCCGAGGCGACGATGACTGGATATACGCCGCGAACGGATCTGACACGGTCCGAGGTGGGCGGGGTGCGGACCGACTCGACGCGGGTTATGACGAAGGTGCTGACCTCGTCGTCGGTGGGCACGGCCGCGACTTGATGGTCGACAGCGCCGGCGACGACAGTTACAGCGGGGGTCCGGGACGTGACACGCTCACGTTCCTCTTCTCGCCCAACCCGGTCTTGATCGATCTCTCCATGGGAACCGCCGCCGGGAACGGGTCCGATCGCCTGCGCTCCATCGACCTGGTAGGCGGTTCGACGTTTGGTGACGAGATCCGCGGGAGCGACCGTGCGGAGCGCGTCTTCGGCGGGGCTGGCAGCGACCTCATCGATGGCCGCGGGGGTGACGACAAAGTGTCAGGTGAGGCTGGCGACGATGCTCTCGATGGGGGGCCCGGCGTCGATGCTGTTAACGGCGGGGACGGCATCGACTCTTGCGCCAACGCGGAATCGAGTCGCAGGTGCGAAGCGTAG